The Medicago truncatula cultivar Jemalong A17 chromosome 4, MtrunA17r5.0-ANR, whole genome shotgun sequence genome includes a region encoding these proteins:
- the LOC25491708 gene encoding transcription repressor OFP1, whose protein sequence is MRNNKFKLSDMIPNAWFYKLKEIGKTKNQTSTTPSKKKKQPFSLSSTTSTHSSKPNQPNQCNNPRKSYYFTRELNQNNTKFSTSPKTPQTPSKNKTRKKRTTTLKSKNSSSSSPKNVTSSVSAGCSCRTTLESVWTKSDSPHENFSSSPLDSLTESESPDPEFRTDRVLIPTEPSFDEMVSLTTSSCACNKISNNNNNIDIVIDVDKNSLARKDDKLEGYDYSYDSFSKLELPPIITKPTMKNEHKPIKEESLKIKIINQEQHKKKNKKKKNGSVNSPGVKLRIKSPRIVQFHHVRKSVSSTVTSSGYRRSFSGSLAIVKSSFNPQKDFRESMVEMIVENNIRASKDLEDLLACYLSLNSDEYHDLIIKVFKQIWFDLTETG, encoded by the coding sequence ATGAGGAATAACAAGTTTAAGCTATCAGATATGATTCCCAATGCTTGGTTTTACAAGCTAAAAGAAATAggcaaaacaaaaaaccaaacatcaacaacaccttccaagaagaaaaaacaacctttttcattatcctcaacaacttcaacacattcctcaaaaccaaaccaacccAACCAATGTAATAATCCTAGAAAATCATACTACTTCACTAGAGAACTTAACCAAAACAACACCAAATTTTCAACTTCACCAAAAACACCACAAACACcatccaaaaacaaaacaagaaaaaaaagaaccacaacattaaaatcaaaaaattcttcttcttcttctccaaaaAATGTTACCTCTTCTGTCTCCGCGGGTTGTAGTTGTCGAACGACACTTGAATCAGTGTGGACAAAATCAGATTCTCCACACGAAAACTTTTCATCTTCTCCACTTGATAGCTTAACTGAATCAGAGTCCCCGGACCCTGAATTCAGGACCGACCGTGTTCTGATACCAACTGAACCATCGTTCGATGAAATGGTTTCGTTAACCACTTCATCTTGTGCTTGTAACAAAATctcaaacaataacaacaatatagatATTGTTATTGATGTTGATAAAAATTCTCTAGCTAGAAAAGATGATAAACTTGAAGGGTATGATTATTCATATGATTCTTTTTCAAAGCTTGAACTTCCTCCTATCATTACAAAACCAACCATGAAAAATGAGCACAAACCCATCAAAGAAGAATCTCTaaagattaaaattatcaatcaagaacaacataagaagaagaacaagaagaagaagaatggtTCTGTAAATTCTCCTGGAGTGAAACTTCGTATAAAATCTCCAAGAATTGTTCAGTTTCATCATGTCCGGAAAAGCGTGTCATCGACGGTAACTTCCTCCGGCTACCGGAGAAGCTTCTCCGGTAGTCTAGCAATAGTGAAGTCATCATTTAATCCTCAAAAGGATTTTAGAGAGTCAATGGTGGAGATGATTGTGGAGAATAACATAAGAGCATCAAAGGATTTGGAAGATCTTCTTGCTTGTTATCTTTCTTTGAATTCAGATGAGTATCATGATCTTATTATCAAGGTATTCAAGCAAATATGGTTTGATTTGACTGAAACAGGGTAG